CAGAGCATCCTGGGAATAGGCAGGTTGCTTTCAACTTTGTAGACATTTGTGCTTGCCACGtattctattctctctctcttttaaatttgtttgttttaaagtggTTATGGGTATGAGAGAtttcaatgtctttattttgtaaatCAAGGGTGAAAGACATAAATACTACACCAAAATGTTTATCCCATAAATGATATATGTGTGTAACACCGTGGGGAAGCATAAACAGTGGGCTGTTAGAAGATGCTGCTTCCTGCAGGCAGATAGCATGAACACATATCCATCCCATTATCTCTTACCTGGATTGCCAGGGACAGGAATAATTTTCTCTCTTGGCTCCAGACAGCTTGCTCCACAGTCATCAGCTCTGGTTTTCCCGAATCAAGAGTCCAAAGGTGTCcagaaataacatttattaaCCACCAATAAAACACACAATAGAAAAGGccttataaataaaactatatatttataatgcttTATTGTTTTTGCTCCAGTACTCCACAAAACACTACAGACAGtaacaaaataattcaataaatattaaaaattttcaagagaATTATAGGACACTCTTTATCGTATGTGAGCATCAACAATGCCACAGCCATTAGATACACTGTTCAACACTATCATAGATATCTTTCTTGAATAAAggacataataatttttttttaatccagagtCATAACATTTACACAGAATCCATACACAAGAGAACAACTCAGAGCGAGTGAAGCAGACTCCCCAGGGACCTGGAATCATCTGCCTGTACATCATTTAAAGATATTACAGTGTTAACAGGATAGAAGTCAACACACTAAAGAGAAATGCTGGGGTTCGCTTGGGGTGAGAGGAGTGAAAATGGGGCAGTTGAGGAATGCCGCCTACATATTTTCCATGGCTCGCTTGGCAACGtgctccctccccttttctgCCTTTTCTTGGTTGAGGTACTCCAGAACTTTCATTAGCAGGTCTTCATCCAAGTACTGTCTGTTCGGGGTGTCGTCGTTCTTCGGGGACCCCACCGGGAATCTCTTGCTCACCGGGGACGGTTTCTCAGTCTCCTGGGAGTTGCCTTGGCTCAGATGCTCCTTGATCGCCTGCTCCAGTTGCTCTTCTTCCTGGAGGTCATCTTCAGATGAGCCTGGACTGGTCACTCGCTTCACCTGGTTTGAATTCATGATCTCAGGGTACTTCACCAGCATCCGGGCCAAGTACTCTCCCAACTCTTGGTCCTTGTCATTCGGGTTTTCCAACGCCACTTGTCTGTTTTCAACGTCAGGCATCCAGGCAGCTTTGGGGAGCTGGTTTGCTCTAGATCTTCCAGGGCCGTAGGGGAGCCTCAGCAGAACCTTCTCTCGGTTATACGGATTGGGAAAATATGGAGGCTTTTGATTGGTGGCACTCTCCATCCCTAAAAGATTTAGAATGTCCTCAACGCTGAGTCCATCTGGTAAGGCCTCTGTCACGGCATGACCAGGTGTCTTGGGGTACCCACTCTTGGAGAGCATCTTATTTGGGAACAGGTCCGGATGGTCTAAGTCAGCCTCTGAGACGTCGTCTAAGTCAGCAGGAAGGTCAAGGTCCTGCTCGGGCTCCACGGACCCACTTGGCTTCTCCCCGGTTTTGAGCATGTCGATCAGGTCTTCAGGGGGGATCTGTAAATTCCTGGAGATTTcaatcaactgataaatggactGAGAATCAAGGGGTTTCTCAAAGAGCTTGGCTGCTCTTTCCCCATTTTGCCCATTCTGCGACCTCCCACCCCCGGCGGCACTCACTAACCTTTTCAAATAGGCGATCACTTTGGCAACGTCGTCTGAGAGCTGGACCTTATTCTCTTTCTGGAGATCTTCATCCTGGAGCCCCTGCTGCCCCGAACGCTTCATTTCTTCGTTGATGTGTTCATTCTTTTCCATATTCTCTTTGCTGTCCCTCGCCTCTTCCTGGGTGTGAGTCTCTATTTTCTCCTCCACCGGGTTCCAGTCTTCTCCCCCGACCACATCTTCATAGGCGATGTTACTGGCCTTGTAGAGGTCATCCTCGTCATCTGTGTACAGCTTTTGCTCCTCGTCGGCCCTCTCCCTTTTCTGGCTGCTTGGTCCCGTCAGTTTGCCCAGCTCTTG
This window of the Ictidomys tridecemlineatus isolate mIctTri1 chromosome 7, mIctTri1.hap1, whole genome shotgun sequence genome carries:
- the Scg2 gene encoding secretogranin-2 isoform X1; protein product: MAEAKTHQLGAALSLIHLIFFISGVEAASFQRNQLLQKEPDPRLENAQKFPSPEMIRALEYIEKLRQQAHREESSPDYNPYQGVSVPLQPKENGEESHLLESSRDSLSEDEWMKIILEALRQAEREPQSALKENKPYAMNSEKNFPGDVTDDYETQQWPERKLKHMRFPLMYEENSRDNPFKRTNEIVEEQYTPQSLATLESVFQELGKLTGPSSQKRERADEEQKLYTDDEDDLYKASNIAYEDVVGGEDWNPVEEKIETHTQEEARDSKENMEKNEHINEEMKRSGQQGLQDEDLQKENKVQLSDDVAKVIAYLKRLVSAAGGGRSQNGQNGERAAKLFEKPLDSQSIYQLIEISRNLQIPPEDLIDMLKTGEKPSGSVEPEQDLDLPADLDDVSEADLDHPDLFPNKMLSKSGYPKTPGHAVTEALPDGLSVEDILNLLGMESATNQKPPYFPNPYNREKVLLRLPYGPGRSRANQLPKAAWMPDVENRQVALENPNDKDQELGEYLARMLVKYPEIMNSNQVKRVTSPGSSEDDLQEEEQLEQAIKEHLSQGNSQETEKPSPVSKRFPVGSPKNDDTPNRQYLDEDLLMKVLEYLNQEKAEKGREHVAKRAMENM
- the Scg2 gene encoding secretogranin-2 isoform X2, which encodes MAEAKTHQLGAALSLIHLIFFISGVEAASFQRNQLLQKEPDPRLENAQKFPSPEMIRALEYIEKLRQQAHREESSPDYNPYQGVSVPLQPKENGEESHLLESSRDSLSEDEWMKIILEALRQAEREPQSALKENKPYAMNSEKNFPGDVTDDYETQQWPERKLKHMRFPLMYEENSRDNPFKRTNEIVEEQYTPQSLATLESVFQELGKLTGPSSQKRERADEEQKLYTDDEDDLYKASNIAYEDVVGGEDWNPVEEKIETHTQEEARDSKENMEKNEHINEEMKRSGQQGLQDEDLQKENKVQLSDDVAKVIAYLKRNLQIPPEDLIDMLKTGEKPSGSVEPEQDLDLPADLDDVSEADLDHPDLFPNKMLSKSGYPKTPGHAVTEALPDGLSVEDILNLLGMESATNQKPPYFPNPYNREKVLLRLPYGPGRSRANQLPKAAWMPDVENRQVALENPNDKDQELGEYLARMLVKYPEIMNSNQVKRVTSPGSSEDDLQEEEQLEQAIKEHLSQGNSQETEKPSPVSKRFPVGSPKNDDTPNRQYLDEDLLMKVLEYLNQEKAEKGREHVAKRAMENM